One segment of Castanea sativa cultivar Marrone di Chiusa Pesio chromosome 3, ASM4071231v1 DNA contains the following:
- the LOC142627753 gene encoding pentatricopeptide repeat-containing protein At2g02980, chloroplastic-like, producing MTSLLLLPLRTMPTNCSTKFSNQTLWSSTPWPVNTPAKMPLFRPFCSFLISYALALSRASSKALQEVITGYARSSRPNEAFSLFCELQPSDFKPTDVTLLSTLSSCALLGALDLGRWIHEYVKMHGFDKYVKVKTALIDMYAKCGRLDDGMMQFANMSARDTQAWSAMVMAYATHGHGSKAISLFEETKRARVRPDEITFLGLLKACSHTG from the exons ATGACATCACTCCTTCTGCTACCTTTAAGGACCATGCCCACCAACTGTTCGACCAAATTCTCCAACCAGACATTGTGGTCTTCAACTCCATGGCCCGTAAATACTCCCGCTAAAATGCCCCTCTTCAGGCCATTTTGCTCTTTTCTGATATCCTATGCTCTGGCATTGTCCCGTGCAAGCTCTAAGGCATTGCAAGAAG TAATCACAGGGTATGCTCGAAGTAGTCGGCCCAATGAGGCGTTTTCATTGTTTTGTGAATTGCAACCGAGTGATTTCAAGCCTACTGATGTAACACTGCTTAGCACACTTTCATCTTGTGCTTTGTTAGGAGCATTAGACTTAGGGAGGTGGATACATGAGTATGTGAAGATGCATGGTTTTGACAAATATGTAAAGGTCAAAACTGCTCTTATAGATATGTATGCAAAGTGTGGACGCTTGGATGATGGCATGATGCAGTTTGCGAACATGTCAGCAAGAGATACACAGGCTTGGTCAGCCATGGTTATGGCATATGCAACTCATGGGCATGGTTCCAAAGCCATATCATTGTTTGAAGAAACAAAGAGGGCAAGAGTGCGACCTGATGAGATTACATTTTTGGGTCTTTTAAAGGCTTGCAGCCACACTGGCTAA
- the LOC142629168 gene encoding pentatricopeptide repeat-containing protein At2g02980, chloroplastic-like, whose protein sequence is MTLMEETVILSNLCARAGRWEDVNYMRKLMKDKGVVKVPGCSSVEVNNVVHEFFSGEGVQSVSTDLLRALDKLVKELKLVGYIPDISLVFHADMEDEDKEITLRYHCEK, encoded by the coding sequence ATGACTCTCATGGAGGAGACTGTGATCTTATCGAACTTGTGTGCAAGGGCTGGGAGATGGGAAGATGTGAATTATATGAGGAAACTTATGAAAGACAAGGGGGTGGTGAAGGTACCTGGGTGTAGTTCAGTGGAGGTGAACAATGTTGTGCATGAATTCTTCTCTGGGGAGGGAGTGCAATCTGTTTCTACAGATTTGCTCCGGGCACTTGACAAGTTAGTCAAGGAATTGAAGTTGGTTGGGTATATTCCTGATATTTCTTTAGTTTTTCATGCAGACATGGAAGATGAGGACAAAGAAATTACTC